A single window of Myxocyprinus asiaticus isolate MX2 ecotype Aquarium Trade chromosome 34, UBuf_Myxa_2, whole genome shotgun sequence DNA harbors:
- the LOC127425405 gene encoding serine/threonine-protein kinase DCLK3-like: MTPSWKQRPGREQPRPRWGQTDQRIKIPKCPNSSPRQPLPSYRLRRPPADFGPLESLMMGVCHWKETEVPTASGYHARHGESSPVRPRIVTVVRPCGKDSLRKISLLLNRRAVQTFEQLMADVSEALGFPCWNNARIQRLFTPAGREIHSLSDFFYFDHAFLAFGNSRPSLDEVYAALDELYPENPDYCERLLRIWERILRPKATKADSGFHDEDPGAELSLPAVTDQQVNRLAANNLQPVELQGRQRERAKRERQRGEREPWRRKGELQKEDEKEPKKDERKKESVYCRNCRGCGPLLPPIRSKLTADKHVANPNSNLYNTQNMERIIETPAQQDINKQEAAEERVLQGNLPPDGAEVSLEDIEHCYDMGREVGDGNFAVVKECRVRGLAEVFAMKIVDNAKLQGRGHMIQNEIALLRSLKHPRLIQLFRSHHTDIHVYLLMELVTGGDLFDAISQSGRFSEPSAACMIRDISQALQYIHNKSIAHRDIKPENLLVQRHDNGNLNLKLADFGLAMIITEPVFTVCGTPTYVAPEILAETGYGVEVDVWAMGVILFVLLSGFPPFRSPDRNQDELFCLIQRGEVHFLSPYWDNVSEAAKALVRALLEVNPTRRLTASQTLQHDWLQHVIAQKDRKGATKTTDSTTERPNQQTLSRPEESGKNQRDTHKPEMVAEKCNAAQINENKMNNKYEPDINAQDRNQQTQDRHKISSDKQKFFPQRRHHHDRAISHRSAQT; encoded by the exons ATGACACCGTCGTGGAAACAGCGACCAGGGCGAGAGCAACCAAGACCTAGATGGGGGCAAACAG ATCAAAGGATTAAAATTCCTAAATGCCCAAATTCTTCCCCTCGGCAACCTCTGCCCTCTTACCGACTCCGAAGGCCCCCCGCAGACTTTGGGCCTTTAGAAAGCTTAATGATGGGCGTGTGTCATTGGAAAGAAACTGAAGTACCCACGGCGAGTGGCTACCATGCCAGGCATGGAGAATCAAGCCCAGTGCGGCCAAGAATCGTGACCGTGGTACGGCCGTGCGGAAAGGACAGTCTGCGTAAAATCTCTCTGCTATTAAACCGCCGTGCGGTGCAGACCTTTGAGCAGCTAATGGCAGATGTTTCTGAAGCACTTGGCTTCCCTTGCTGGAACAATGCTCGGATACAGCGCCTCTTCACCCCTGCTGGCCGAGAGATCCACAGTCTTTCTGACTTCTTCTACTTTGACCATGCCTTCCTGGCCTTTGGAAACAGCCGACCATCACTTGATGAGGTCTATGCAGCACTGGATGAGTTATATCCTGAAAACCCTGACTACTGTGAACGTCTACTCAGGATATGGGAGCGTATCCTGAGACCCAAGGCCACCAAGGCAGATAGTGGTTTCCATGATGAAGACCCTGGGGCTGAGTTGTCCCTACCCGCTGTAACTGATCAGCAGGTAAACCGACTAGCAGCCAACAACTTGCAGCCTGTCGAATTGCAAGGAAGGCAAAGAGAAAGGGctaagagagaaagacagagaggagaaagagagccGTGGAGAAGGAAAGGTGAGCTGCAAAAAGAAGACGAGAAGGAGCCAAAGAAGGACGAGAGAAAGAAAGAATCTGTTTACTGCAGGAACTGTCGAGGATGTGGCCCACTTTTACCTCCAATCAGAAGCAA ACTAACAGCAGACAAGCATGTTGCCAACCCAAACTCTAACCTGTATAACACTCAGAATATGGAGAGAATAATTGAGACACCAGCTCAGCAGGACATTAATAAGCAGGAAGCAGCAGAAGAGAGGGTCTTGCAGGGTAATCTACCACCTGATGGTGCTGAAGTGTCTCTGGAGGACATTGAGCATTGCTACGACATGGGCCGTGAGGTAGGAGATGGGAACTTTGCAGTGGTAAAGGAGTGTCGTGTTCGTGGCCTGGCTGAAGTTTTTGCTATGAAAATTGTGGACAATGCTAAGCTGCAGGGACGCGGTCACATGATCCAGAATGAGATTGCTCTGTTACGCAGTCTGAAACATCCTCGCCTCATCCAGCTGTTTCGTTCACATCACACAGACATTCATGTTTACCTGCTAATGGAGCTGGTCACCGGTGGAGACTTGTTTGATGCTATCTCTCAGAGCGGCAGGTTTAGTGAGCCAAGTGCTGCATGCATGATCAGGGACATCAGTCAGGCTCTGCAGTATATCCACAACAAGAGCATTGCACACAGAGACATCAAACCTGAAAACCTACTG GTCCAGCGCCATGACAATGGCAATTTGAATCTGAAGTTGGCTGATTTTGGATTAGCCATGATAATAACAGAGCCAGTTTTCACAGTTTGTGGCACACCTACATATGTTGCTCCAGAGATACTTGCTGAGACAG GTTATGGTGTTGAAGTAGACGTTTGGGCAATGGGTGTTATCCTCTTTGTGCTGCTGAGTGGGTTTCCCCCATTCCGCAGTCCAGATCGCAATCAAGATGAACTGTTCTGTCTCATCCAGAGGGGAGAGGTCCACTTTCTGTCCCCTTACTGGGACAATGTGTCTGAGG CGGCTAAAGCTCTTGTCAGGGCTCTGCTGGAGGTAAACCCTACAAGGCGCTTGACAGCTAGTCAAACGCTGCAGCATGACTGGCTTCAACATGTAATAGCACAGAAAGACCGTAAGGGGGCGACAAAGACTACTGACTCAACAACTGAGAGACCCAATCAGCAGACACTAAGTAGACCAGAGGAAAGTGGCAAAAATCAGAGGGACACTCACAAACCAGAAATGGTGGCAGAGAAATGTAATGCAGCACAAATCAATGAGaacaaaatgaacaataaatatGAACCAGATATTAATGCACAAGACAGAAACCAGCAGACTCAAGACAGACATAAAATCTCAAGTGACAAACAAAAATTCTTCCCACAAAGAAGGCACCACCATGACCGGGCAATATCCCACAGATCAGCCCAAACCTGA
- the LOC127425453 gene encoding fatty acid-binding protein, heart-like, with product MAEAFVGTWNLKESKNFDDYMKALGVGFATRQVGGMTKPTTIISMEGDVITLKTVSTFKSTEINFKLGEEFDENTADDRKCKSLVTLDGGKLVHVQKWDGKETTLVREVSDNNLTLTLTLGEVVSTRHYVKGE from the exons ATGGCAGAGGCTTTTGTTGGCACATGGAACTTAAAGGAGAGCAAAAATTTTGATGACTACATGAAAGCCCTCG GTGTGGGCTTTGCTACGCGTCAAGTTGGCGGCATGACCAAACCCACAACCATCATCTCCATGGAGGGTGATGTCATCACACTTAAGACCGTCAGCACTTTCAAGAGCACCGAAATTAACTTTAAACTGGGAGAGGAATTTGACGAGAACACTGCTGATGACCGTAAATGCAAG TCCTTGGTGACCCTGGATGGAGGCAAGTTGGTTCATGTTCAGAAATGGGACGGCAAAGAGACAACCCTAGTCCGAGAAGTCAGTGACAACAACCTCACTCTG ACATTGACACTTGGTGAAGTTGTCTCCACACGACACTATGTGAAGGGAGAATAA